A genomic window from Terrisporobacter glycolicus ATCC 14880 = DSM 1288 includes:
- the minD gene encoding septum site-determining protein MinD, which yields MSEVIVITSGKGGVGKTTTVANLGTALSLENKRTVVVDADIGLRNLDVVMGLENRIVYDIVDIVEGTCKLKQALIKDKRFENLYLLPAAQTRDKNAVSVEQMSELCEKLKESFDYIIIDCPAGIEQGFKNAIAGANRAIVVTNPEVSAVRDADRIIGLLEANEISEIRLIINRIRQDMVKRGDMMDKQDIVEILAIDLIGIVPDDESIIISTNKGEPAILDTKSNAGKAYRNIAQRILGNNVPIMEMEQETNFFGKIKKMFGVAK from the coding sequence ATGAGCGAAGTCATAGTTATAACTTCAGGCAAAGGTGGAGTTGGAAAAACAACAACAGTAGCTAATCTAGGTACAGCACTTAGTTTAGAAAATAAAAGAACTGTTGTGGTAGATGCAGATATAGGACTTAGAAATTTAGATGTGGTTATGGGTTTAGAAAACAGAATAGTATATGATATAGTAGATATAGTTGAGGGAACGTGCAAGTTAAAACAAGCATTGATAAAAGATAAAAGATTTGAAAATCTATACTTATTACCAGCAGCACAAACAAGAGATAAAAATGCAGTATCTGTTGAACAAATGTCTGAGCTTTGTGAAAAACTAAAAGAAAGTTTTGATTATATAATAATAGATTGTCCTGCGGGAATAGAACAAGGATTTAAAAATGCCATAGCAGGAGCAAATAGAGCTATTGTTGTTACAAATCCTGAAGTTTCTGCTGTTAGGGATGCAGACAGAATAATTGGGTTATTAGAAGCTAATGAAATTAGTGAAATTAGATTGATAATTAATAGGATAAGACAAGATATGGTTAAACGTGGGGATATGATGGACAAGCAAGATATAGTTGAAATATTAGCTATAGACTTAATTGGTATAGTCCCTGACGATGAAAGTATAATTATATCAACAAATAAAGGGGAACCAGCAATACTTGATACTAAATCAAATGCAGGTAAAGCATATAGAAACATTGCCCAAAGAATATTAGGTAATAATGTTCCTATTATGGAAATGGAGCAAGAAACTAACTTCTTTGGAAAAATCAAAAAAATGTTTGGCGTAGCTAAATAG
- a CDS encoding Rne/Rng family ribonuclease yields the protein MKKIIIETLVSSEKTAIVEDDKLVELLIDENENNKLVSNIYRGIVKNVKAGLEACFVDIGMEKLAYLPLKKDSDIKSGMDIMVQINKDAVGTKGPKLNLEVSLSGRYLVYIPSNDRITISNRLQDEQERFRLKKIIKKLVGKDCGIIIRTEANGCSEEELEKDFSDLKEKYDLICKEFKLGIGPKLLYKDLDASTKYIKDNVNDYTSEIVVNDNNKYEEIKSILKSINKDYLNKLKIIDNVDIFDLYKVQSQVDKALNKKVWLKSGGYLIIEKTEALTVIDVNTGKFTGNSNREDTVYKTNEEACIEIARQLKLRDIGGIIIVDFIDMIKKKNKENLLKILNHEMQKDKRKSEVLGLTRLGLVEVARRREKKSINEYYLEECSTCNGDSSTKSINYIMDDLEKEINRIKHHTCYNHIIVEFNTIALSKIKVNYMGLINKISKKYEMNILLEENKDISYEKYKIIFVS from the coding sequence ATGAAAAAAATAATAATTGAAACTTTAGTATCATCAGAGAAAACTGCCATAGTTGAAGATGATAAACTTGTAGAATTATTAATTGATGAAAATGAAAATAATAAATTAGTATCTAACATATATAGAGGAATAGTCAAAAATGTAAAAGCAGGCCTAGAGGCTTGCTTTGTAGATATAGGCATGGAAAAGCTAGCATACCTTCCTCTTAAGAAGGATTCAGACATAAAATCTGGAATGGATATTATGGTTCAAATTAATAAAGATGCAGTAGGTACAAAAGGTCCTAAATTAAACTTAGAAGTAAGTTTATCAGGTCGTTACCTAGTTTATATACCAAGCAATGATAGAATAACCATATCTAATAGATTGCAAGATGAACAAGAGAGATTTAGACTTAAAAAAATTATAAAAAAACTTGTTGGAAAAGACTGTGGAATTATAATTAGGACAGAAGCTAATGGATGTAGTGAAGAAGAATTAGAAAAAGATTTTTCTGACTTAAAGGAAAAGTATGATTTAATTTGCAAAGAATTCAAGTTAGGCATAGGGCCTAAGCTTTTATATAAAGATCTAGATGCATCTACAAAATACATAAAAGACAATGTAAATGACTACACTAGCGAAATAGTTGTAAATGATAATAATAAATATGAAGAAATAAAAAGTATTTTAAAAAGTATTAATAAAGATTATTTAAACAAACTAAAGATAATTGATAATGTAGATATTTTTGATTTATATAAAGTTCAAAGTCAAGTAGACAAAGCTCTGAATAAAAAAGTATGGCTAAAAAGCGGTGGTTATCTAATTATAGAAAAAACAGAAGCTTTAACTGTTATAGATGTTAATACAGGAAAATTCACTGGAAATTCCAACAGAGAAGATACAGTATATAAGACTAATGAAGAAGCATGTATAGAAATTGCAAGGCAGTTAAAACTTAGAGATATAGGCGGAATAATCATAGTTGATTTTATAGATATGATTAAAAAGAAAAATAAGGAAAATTTACTAAAAATCTTAAATCATGAGATGCAAAAAGATAAAAGAAAATCTGAAGTATTAGGACTTACAAGACTAGGACTAGTAGAAGTTGCGAGAAGAAGAGAAAAAAAATCAATAAATGAATATTATTTAGAAGAATGTAGTACATGTAATGGAGATTCATCAACGAAATCAATAAACTATATTATGGATGATTTGGAAAAAGAAATAAATAGAATAAAACATCACACATGCTATAATCATATTATTGTTGAATTTAACACCATAGCACTTAGTAAAATTAAAGTTAATTACATGGGCCTAATTAATAAAATAAGTAAAAAATATGAAATGAACATTTTGTTAGAAGAAAATAAAGATATATCCTATGAAAAATATAAAATTATTTTTGTAAGCTAG
- the mgsA gene encoding methylglyoxal synthase, which yields MNIALVAHDEMKNTMVGFCIAYENILKKYGIYATGTTGKRIMDETDLKINRLASGPLGGDQQIGSLIVNQDIDLVIFLRDPLTSQAHEPDIQALIRLCDVYYVPVATNLASAEIFIKALDRGEFSFREVRKTTSQRV from the coding sequence ATGAATATAGCATTGGTAGCACATGATGAGATGAAAAATACTATGGTGGGCTTTTGTATTGCCTATGAGAACATATTAAAAAAATATGGCATTTATGCAACAGGAACTACTGGTAAAAGAATTATGGATGAAACAGACTTAAAAATAAATAGATTAGCATCTGGACCTCTTGGTGGAGATCAGCAAATTGGTTCGCTAATTGTAAATCAAGATATTGATTTAGTTATATTTTTAAGAGATCCACTAACTTCTCAGGCTCATGAACCAGATATACAAGCATTGATTAGACTTTGTGATGTATATTATGTGCCTGTGGCAACGAACTTAGCTAGTGCAGAGATTTTTATTAAAGCATTGGATAGGGGAGAGTTCTCTTTTAGAGAAGTAAGAAAAACTACAAGTCAAAGAGTTTAA
- the rodA gene encoding rod shape-determining protein RodA, which produces MVKYKNSLKLLKQLDWKLIATLLAIFTFGIVILSSATHANQTGDYSRLIKQTVAFVLGLGAIMFILLFDYNFLGQYYKELYVASVVLLAIVLIPGIGAIRGGARSTLSFGPLDLQTAEVVKFTFILSYAKIVELKKGKMNNVKDVVRLLMYAAPIIGLLIAQPDLGTAIVFCCIIAGIIFTAGIDYKILKKAIIVGVVALPIVYLCIDPYQQARITGFLHPEDTSIQGNYQVMQSNIAIGSGGFTGKGLFKGTQNQEDFLPIQDSDFIFAVVGEELGVIGMVVLICLYAYFLYRMLRISAESKDEYGALIAVGVTSMFAYQIIQNIGMTVSLIPVTGVTLPFISYGGSSVLTSMASLGLILNVCMRRKKINF; this is translated from the coding sequence TTGGTTAAATATAAAAATAGTTTAAAGTTATTGAAACAGTTAGATTGGAAGTTAATAGCTACACTTTTAGCAATCTTTACTTTTGGTATTGTTATCTTAAGTAGTGCTACTCATGCAAATCAAACTGGGGATTATTCTAGGCTAATAAAACAAACTGTAGCTTTTGTTTTAGGTTTAGGAGCTATTATGTTCATATTGCTTTTTGATTACAACTTTTTAGGCCAATATTACAAAGAGTTGTATGTTGCAAGTGTTGTGTTATTAGCAATTGTTCTAATTCCTGGAATAGGAGCTATTAGAGGAGGGGCTAGATCAACTCTATCATTTGGTCCACTTGATTTGCAGACAGCAGAAGTTGTTAAGTTTACATTTATATTAAGTTATGCAAAAATTGTAGAGCTTAAAAAAGGAAAAATGAATAATGTAAAAGATGTTGTAAGATTATTAATGTATGCAGCACCTATAATAGGTCTATTAATTGCACAACCAGACTTAGGTACAGCTATAGTATTTTGTTGTATAATTGCAGGAATAATATTTACAGCTGGAATTGATTACAAAATATTAAAAAAAGCAATAATAGTTGGAGTTGTAGCTTTGCCTATTGTATACCTATGTATAGATCCATACCAACAAGCTAGAATAACAGGGTTCTTGCATCCAGAAGACACAAGCATACAAGGAAACTATCAGGTTATGCAGTCAAATATAGCTATAGGATCAGGTGGATTTACTGGAAAGGGTCTTTTTAAAGGAACACAAAACCAAGAAGACTTTCTACCTATACAAGATAGTGATTTTATATTCGCTGTTGTAGGAGAAGAATTAGGTGTAATAGGAATGGTAGTTTTAATATGCTTATATGCCTATTTTTTATATAGAATGCTAAGGATTTCAGCTGAATCTAAAGATGAATACGGGGCGTTGATAGCAGTTGGAGTAACTTCCATGTTCGCCTATCAAATTATCCAAAATATAGGGATGACCGTATCATTGATACCAGTAACGGGAGTAACACTTCCATTTATAAGTTATGGTGGTAGTTCTGTTTTAACATCTATGGCAAGTTTAGGCTTAATATTAAATGTTTGTATGAGAAGAAAGAAAATAAACTTCTAA
- a CDS encoding FprA family A-type flavoprotein — MSNVFEIKPDIFYTGVVDKDLEIFDIIMETKYGTTYNSYLIKDEKVVLFDTVKDCFKDEFLSNLQEVVDIKDIDCVVVHHTEPDHSGCLKYILDINPNIEVVCTNAAKLYLSDQVNRPFNCTTVKTGDKLNIGKRNLEFIQAPFLHWADTMFTYVPEDKILLTCDAFGCHYSEYDAKAIHGEGYLDSAKLYYDCIVRPYAKYVLDAVDKVVELGLDFDTILTSHGPILSEKPMEQVTRYVEWSKEALEETNQGEMAIFYLSAYANTFEMAKKIQEGALSQGVKVKLFDLEKLSLEEMHTAVLNAKVVLVGSPTINRTMVKPMWDLFSAIDPMANKGTIAGVFGSYGWSGEGISMAENIFKSMSFKVPQPALKKKFFPCDDTFKECLDYGVEFANYIK; from the coding sequence ATGAGCAATGTTTTTGAAATTAAGCCAGATATATTTTACACTGGCGTAGTAGATAAGGATTTAGAAATATTTGATATTATAATGGAAACAAAATATGGAACAACTTATAATTCTTACTTAATAAAAGATGAAAAAGTTGTTTTATTTGACACTGTAAAAGATTGTTTTAAAGATGAATTTTTAAGTAATTTACAAGAAGTAGTAGATATTAAAGATATTGATTGTGTGGTTGTTCACCACACTGAGCCAGATCATTCTGGTTGTTTAAAGTATATATTGGATATAAATCCAAACATAGAAGTTGTATGTACTAATGCAGCTAAATTATACTTAAGTGACCAAGTTAATAGACCATTTAATTGTACTACTGTTAAAACTGGTGATAAATTAAACATAGGTAAAAGAAATCTTGAATTTATTCAAGCTCCTTTCTTACATTGGGCAGATACAATGTTTACTTATGTTCCTGAAGACAAAATTTTATTAACTTGTGATGCTTTTGGATGTCATTATTCTGAATATGATGCAAAAGCTATACACGGTGAAGGATATTTAGATTCAGCAAAATTATATTATGATTGCATAGTTAGACCTTATGCAAAATATGTTTTAGATGCTGTAGACAAAGTTGTTGAATTAGGATTAGACTTTGATACAATATTAACTTCTCACGGTCCTATTCTTTCCGAAAAACCAATGGAACAAGTTACTAGATATGTAGAATGGTCAAAAGAAGCTTTAGAAGAAACTAATCAAGGTGAAATGGCTATATTCTATTTATCAGCTTATGCTAATACTTTTGAAATGGCTAAAAAAATACAAGAAGGTGCTCTATCTCAAGGTGTTAAGGTTAAGTTATTTGACTTAGAAAAATTATCTTTAGAAGAAATGCATACTGCTGTATTAAATGCAAAGGTAGTTTTAGTTGGTTCTCCAACAATTAATAGAACAATGGTTAAACCTATGTGGGATTTATTCTCAGCAATAGATCCAATGGCTAACAAAGGAACTATTGCAGGTGTATTTGGTTCTTATGGATGGAGCGGTGAAGGTATCTCTATGGCTGAGAATATATTCAAATCTATGTCATTTAAAGTTCCTCAACCAGCTCTTAAAAAGAAATTCTTCCCATGTGATGATACATTCAAAGAATGTTTAGATTACGGTGTAGAGTTTGCTAATTACATTAAATAA
- a CDS encoding TIGR03960 family B12-binding radical SAM protein, whose product MDKAEFRKILKKVEKPARYLGNEINSIHKDTSKEGLIRYAQCFPDLYEVGMSHLGSQILYRVLNSDENVYCERVYSPAVDMEEILREKNIPLFAIESREPITNFDFVTFTLQYELSYTNILNILDLANIEILAKDRKLDDPFIMVGGPCAYNSEPLADFVDIVILGEGEEVNLEVLNEYKEWKKNKTTREDFLMRASKIEGVYIPSFYDVTYNEDKTVKETVPNREGIPTNPRKRIIKNMDEVPYPEALIVPYIETVHERVVLELFRGCTRGCRFCQAGMIYRPIREKSIDTLKTSLDKLIKSTGYDEISLSSLSTSDYSKLSELTDVLIDEYASKNIGISLPSLRLDNFTMEIAEKIQQVRKSGLTFAPEAGTQRMRDVINKGVSEDDLKNATTKAFEMGWHSVKLYFMIGLPTERYEDLDGIKDLAYNVIDTYREVHGGKLSRKFGVTVSTSTFVPKPFTPFQWHPQDTGDVVREKQQYLVKALKNRDIRYNYHDSKTSLMEAVVSRGDRRIGKVIYDAFKAGAKFDGWSEYFNLDIWTEAMEKNGLDISWYAHRERSYDEVFAWDHIDVGVSKKFLMRENDKSKDDAVTPDCRHKCNGCGINITDLGRGLC is encoded by the coding sequence ATGGATAAAGCAGAATTTAGAAAAATTTTAAAAAAAGTAGAAAAACCAGCTAGATATTTAGGAAATGAAATAAATTCAATACACAAAGATACTAGCAAAGAAGGTTTAATAAGATATGCACAGTGTTTCCCAGACTTATATGAAGTAGGAATGAGTCATTTAGGGAGTCAAATCTTATATAGAGTATTAAATAGCGATGAAAATGTTTATTGTGAAAGAGTTTACTCTCCAGCAGTAGATATGGAAGAAATATTAAGAGAAAAGAATATACCTCTATTTGCAATAGAATCAAGAGAACCTATAACAAATTTTGACTTTGTTACATTTACCCTTCAATATGAACTTTCTTATACAAATATATTAAACATATTAGACTTAGCTAATATAGAGATACTTGCAAAAGATAGAAAGTTAGATGATCCATTTATAATGGTTGGAGGACCTTGTGCTTATAACTCAGAGCCTTTAGCAGACTTTGTGGATATAGTAATACTTGGAGAAGGTGAAGAAGTTAACTTAGAAGTACTAAATGAGTACAAAGAGTGGAAAAAAAACAAAACAACTAGAGAAGATTTCTTAATGAGAGCATCTAAAATAGAAGGTGTTTACATACCGAGTTTCTATGATGTTACATATAATGAAGACAAAACAGTAAAAGAAACAGTACCAAATAGAGAAGGAATACCTACTAATCCAAGAAAAAGAATAATAAAAAACATGGATGAAGTTCCATATCCAGAAGCTTTAATAGTTCCATATATAGAAACTGTTCACGAAAGAGTAGTTTTAGAGCTATTTAGAGGATGTACAAGAGGATGTAGATTCTGTCAAGCGGGTATGATTTATAGACCAATAAGAGAAAAAAGTATAGATACGCTAAAAACATCTTTAGACAAACTAATAAAAAGTACAGGATATGATGAAATATCTTTATCTTCACTTTCAACTAGTGATTATTCTAAACTAAGTGAACTTACAGATGTTTTAATAGACGAATACGCAAGTAAAAACATAGGGATATCACTACCATCACTTAGACTAGATAACTTTACAATGGAAATTGCGGAAAAAATACAACAAGTCAGAAAATCAGGACTTACATTTGCACCAGAAGCAGGAACTCAAAGAATGAGAGACGTTATAAATAAAGGTGTAAGTGAAGATGATTTAAAAAATGCTACTACAAAAGCTTTTGAAATGGGATGGCATAGTGTAAAACTTTACTTCATGATAGGCCTTCCAACAGAGAGATACGAAGATTTAGATGGAATAAAAGATTTAGCATACAATGTAATAGATACTTATAGAGAAGTACACGGCGGAAAATTATCTAGAAAGTTTGGAGTAACAGTAAGTACATCAACATTTGTACCAAAACCATTTACTCCATTCCAATGGCATCCACAAGATACAGGAGATGTAGTTAGAGAAAAACAACAATACTTAGTTAAAGCTCTAAAAAATAGAGATATAAGATATAACTATCATGATTCAAAAACTAGCTTAATGGAAGCTGTTGTATCTAGAGGAGATAGAAGAATAGGTAAAGTCATTTACGATGCATTTAAAGCTGGAGCTAAATTTGATGGATGGTCAGAATACTTTAACTTAGATATATGGACTGAGGCTATGGAAAAAAACGGTCTAGATATAAGCTGGTACGCTCATAGAGAAAGAAGTTACGATGAAGTATTTGCATGGGACCACATAGATGTAGGTGTATCTAAAAAATTCTTGATGAGAGAAAATGACAAATCAAAAGACGATGCAGTAACACCAGACTGTAGACATAAATGTAATGGTTGTGGAATAAATATAACGGACTTAGGAAGGGGGCTATGTTAA
- a CDS encoding septum site-determining protein MinC produces MSFSEYSTEELIEFKGNKKGLIINIKKVAPFEHVEKSIIDRLEENVGFFNGAKIYQINCDYLNDIHMMMIKESITSKFDIEFVEEEKETYINTFETKYVDAMRSGENVVFDGDVVVMSDMNPGSQVSSTRNVVIMGNMNSGAKVVANGNIVVMGEVRGFVHAGAKGNNSAYVIANNLNPKILQIADNIAEAPEDDYEESKDDKKIIPEIAFVSKDRIVIESFLPKTLKNKEIYRG; encoded by the coding sequence ATGTCTTTTAGTGAATATTCCACAGAAGAGCTTATAGAGTTTAAAGGAAATAAAAAAGGGCTTATTATTAATATTAAAAAAGTAGCACCCTTTGAACATGTAGAAAAAAGTATAATAGATAGATTAGAAGAAAATGTTGGATTTTTTAATGGGGCAAAAATTTATCAAATTAATTGTGACTATCTAAATGATATTCATATGATGATGATTAAAGAATCTATTACATCTAAATTTGATATAGAGTTTGTAGAAGAAGAAAAAGAAACTTATATTAACACTTTCGAAACAAAGTATGTGGATGCTATGAGATCTGGGGAAAATGTAGTCTTTGATGGAGACGTTGTAGTAATGAGTGATATGAACCCTGGTTCACAAGTTAGTTCCACTAGAAATGTTGTTATTATGGGAAATATGAATTCTGGAGCTAAAGTAGTTGCTAATGGGAATATTGTAGTAATGGGTGAAGTGCGAGGATTTGTTCATGCAGGGGCCAAAGGAAATAATTCGGCTTATGTTATAGCAAATAATTTAAATCCTAAAATACTGCAAATAGCAGATAATATTGCAGAGGCACCAGAGGATGATTATGAAGAGTCCAAGGATGATAAAAAAATTATTCCTGAGATAGCCTTTGTGAGTAAAGACAGGATTGTTATTGAAAGCTTTTTACCTAAAACTTTAAAAAACAAGGAAATATATAGGGGGTAG
- the minE gene encoding cell division topological specificity factor MinE, which translates to MFDLFKAFSSENKTSKNVAKERLKLVLVHDRVDCSPQLLNMIKDDILKVISNYADIEEDGLEIKMSKTRSDNGDRAVSALVANIPLKNLKDKKI; encoded by the coding sequence ATGTTTGATCTTTTTAAGGCTTTTTCAAGCGAAAATAAGACTAGCAAAAATGTAGCAAAAGAAAGGTTAAAATTAGTTCTTGTACATGACAGGGTAGATTGTTCTCCACAACTTTTAAATATGATTAAAGATGATATATTAAAAGTTATATCTAACTACGCTGATATAGAAGAAGATGGTTTAGAGATAAAAATGTCTAAAACTAGAAGTGATAATGGAGACAGAGCAGTATCTGCCTTAGTTGCAAATATACCACTTAAGAATTTAAAAGACAAGAAAATATAA
- a CDS encoding TIGR03936 family radical SAM-associated protein yields the protein MSKLIRAKYKKEDDMIFISHLDLQRLLQRAFRRAEINLSYSQGFNPHPKMSYANALALGTESQGEYVDIEIEDDISVGDFLQRINEELPIGVEFIKAEEITPQTPALAQEIVYGEYLFNIDLETPLSKELVKTRVLEFITSKSIMISKKNKKGKIVEVDIRPMIKTFDLVALDDSRATFEAIIATGSKANLNTNIFVPILLEILGIKMDPKEVEIIRRDLYKIVDGELVTPL from the coding sequence ATGAGTAAGTTAATTAGAGCTAAATACAAAAAAGAAGATGATATGATATTTATATCTCATCTTGACTTACAAAGACTTTTACAAAGAGCATTTAGAAGAGCAGAAATAAACTTATCTTATTCTCAAGGATTTAACCCTCATCCAAAAATGAGTTATGCTAATGCTCTAGCACTAGGAACAGAAAGTCAAGGAGAGTATGTAGATATAGAAATAGAAGATGATATATCTGTTGGAGACTTTTTACAAAGAATAAATGAAGAATTACCAATAGGTGTGGAGTTTATAAAAGCAGAAGAAATAACTCCACAAACTCCAGCTCTAGCACAAGAAATAGTTTATGGAGAATATTTATTTAATATAGATTTAGAAACTCCTTTAAGCAAAGAGCTTGTAAAAACTAGAGTACTTGAGTTTATAACAAGTAAATCAATAATGATAAGTAAGAAAAATAAAAAAGGTAAAATAGTGGAAGTTGATATAAGACCAATGATTAAAACTTTTGACTTAGTTGCGTTAGATGATAGTAGAGCTACTTTTGAAGCTATTATAGCTACAGGATCTAAAGCTAACTTAAATACTAATATATTTGTACCAATCTTACTTGAAATATTAGGTATAAAAATGGATCCAAAAGAAGTTGAAATAATAAGAAGAGACCTTTATAAGATAGTAGATGGAGAATTAGTAACTCCATTATAG